A single genomic interval of Zingiber officinale cultivar Zhangliang chromosome 4A, Zo_v1.1, whole genome shotgun sequence harbors:
- the LOC121971588 gene encoding probable aquaporin TIP2-2 — protein sequence MSVTAGVPALDELGLFLIHSFHQLLPALLTSPRRYIYAAARIFSPHPSAFFETGADDRRPTMAGIAFGRFDDSFSASTLRAYLAEFISTLLFVFAGVGSAIAYNKLTSDAALDPAGLVAVAVAHAFALFVTVSISANISGGHVNPAVTFGLALGGHITILTGVFYWVAQLLGAVVGAFLVKFSTGLETPTHGLGAGVGAGEGVVFEIIITFALVYTVYATAADPKKGSLGTIAPIAIGFIVGANILAAGPFSGGSMNPARSFGPAVASGDFSALWIYWVGPLIGGGLAGVVYTYAFLTSDHQLLPQ from the exons ATGTCGGTGACAGCTGGCGTGCCGGCATTGGATGAGCTCGGCCTATTCCTCATCCACTCATTTCACCAACTGCTCCCCGCCCTACTTACGTCACCGCGTCGATATATATATGCGGCCGCTCGTATATTCTCCCCCCATCCATCAGCATTCTTCGAGACAGGAGCTGACGATCGACGCCCGACGATGGCCGGAATCGCCTTTGGTCGCTTCGACGACTCCTTCAGCGCCAGCACGCTCAGGGCCTACCTCGCCGAGTTCATCTCCACGCTCCTCTTCGTCTTCGCCGGCGTCGGCTCAGCCATCGCCTACA ACAAGTTGACGTCGGACGCGGCGCTGGACCCGGCGGGGCTGGTGGCGGTGGCGGTGGCGCACGCGTTCGCGCTCTTCGTGACGGTGTCGATCAGCGCCAACATCTCCGGCGGGCACGTGAACCCGGCGGTGACATTCGGGCTGGCGCTGGGCGGCCACATCACCATCCTCACGGGCGTCTTCTACTGGGTGGCGCAGTTGCTCGGAGCCGTCGTCGGGGCTTTTCTCGTCAAGTTTTCCACCGGACtt GAGACGCCGACGCATGGACTGGGAGCGGGGGTGGGCGCCGGCGAAGGGGTGGTGTTCGAGATAATCATCACCTTCGCGCTGGTGTACACGGTGTACGCAACGGCGGCGGACCCGAAGAAGGGGTCGCTGGGAACCATCGCCCCCATCGCCATCGGATTCATTGTGGGCGCCAACATCCTGGCGGCGGGCCCCTTCTCTGGTGGGTCCATGAACCCGGCGCGCTCGTTCGGGCCCGCCGTGGCCAGCGGGGACTTCTCGGCGCTGTGGATCTACTGGGTGGGCCCGCTGATCGGTGGGGGCCTGGCGGGGGTGGTCTACACCTACGCCTTCCTGACCTCCGACCACCAACTGCTTCCCCAATGA